In one Lentimicrobiaceae bacterium genomic region, the following are encoded:
- a CDS encoding Nramp family divalent metal transporter gives MLKFFKDLRRTDHKPAYGALEIFKYIGPGLLVTVGFIDPGNWASNIAAGSGYGYTLLWMVTLSTLMLIVLQHNVAHLGIATGLCLAEAASLYTPRWVSRSVLISAMMASTTTSLAEILGGAIALNMLFGIPVKIGAVIVFSIVVWLLFSNSYRRLEKFIIGFVSVIGLSFIYELTLVDISWKEAIAGWITPTIPDGSIIIVMSVLGAVVMPHNLFLHSEVIQSRQWNLHDESIKNKQLKYEFADTLFSMVVGWAINSAMILMAATTFFQHKLQVTELQQANAMLKPLLGNIAVVIFAVALLFSGLASSVTSGMAGGSIFSGFFSEPYDIKDNHSRSGVFVSLFSALLIIFIISNPYKGLIISQMVLSIQLPFTIFLQIYLTSSRKVMGKYANSTFLKGLLLVIGLIVSYLNIYLLMSLL, from the coding sequence ATGCTGAAATTTTTCAAGGATTTACGCCGTACCGATCATAAGCCTGCTTACGGAGCTCTTGAGATCTTTAAATACATAGGTCCGGGTTTATTGGTAACCGTGGGGTTTATTGACCCCGGTAACTGGGCATCGAACATTGCTGCCGGATCCGGTTACGGGTACACACTTTTGTGGATGGTAACGCTTAGTACATTAATGCTTATTGTATTACAGCATAATGTTGCCCATTTGGGAATTGCCACAGGACTTTGTCTTGCGGAAGCAGCTTCACTGTACACGCCTCGCTGGGTTTCGCGTTCGGTACTTATATCGGCTATGATGGCTTCCACAACAACTTCTCTTGCCGAAATTTTGGGCGGAGCCATTGCGCTTAATATGCTTTTTGGCATCCCTGTAAAAATCGGGGCGGTTATTGTTTTTAGTATTGTCGTATGGCTGTTGTTCAGCAATTCGTACCGCCGACTCGAAAAATTCATTATTGGGTTTGTATCTGTCATCGGATTGTCATTTATTTATGAACTGACACTGGTGGACATTTCCTGGAAAGAAGCGATAGCCGGATGGATTACACCTACCATACCTGATGGCTCCATTATCATCGTGATGAGTGTACTGGGAGCCGTGGTTATGCCTCACAATCTGTTTCTCCACTCGGAAGTGATCCAAAGCCGTCAATGGAATCTGCATGACGAAAGCATTAAAAATAAACAACTGAAGTACGAATTTGCCGATACACTCTTTTCCATGGTGGTAGGATGGGCAATAAATAGTGCCATGATACTGATGGCTGCAACCACGTTTTTCCAACACAAATTGCAGGTTACCGAACTGCAGCAAGCCAATGCCATGTTAAAGCCACTTTTGGGCAATATTGCTGTCGTTATTTTTGCCGTTGCCTTGCTTTTTTCGGGGTTGGCTTCCAGTGTAACTTCCGGTATGGCAGGCGGCAGCATTTTTTCGGGATTTTTCAGCGAACCCTACGACATAAAAGACAACCACAGCCGGTCGGGCGTGTTTGTTTCGTTGTTCTCGGCATTGCTTATCATTTTTATTATCAGCAATCCATATAAAGGGTTAATTATCTCGCAAATGGTACTGAGTATACAATTGCCTTTTACTATTTTTCTGCAGATTTACCTTACTTCTTCACGTAAGGTGATGGGAAAATATGCCAATTCAACATTTTTAAAAGGCTTGTTACTGGTAATAGGTCTGATCGTCAGTTACCTGAATATATATCTACTCATGAGTCTTTTATAA
- a CDS encoding CCA tRNA nucleotidyltransferase, protein MNLKKHLKHPVFSLISEAAAQNGNPVFVVGGFVRDILLQRESKDIDIVVVGDGIALARKVAELAGKNKKVSVYKNFGTAMLHYDEWQIEFVGARKESYRTDSRKPEVEKGTLNDDQQRRDFTINALTISLQKSTFGNLLDPFGGIDDLKNKIIRTPLSPGITFSDDPLRMLRAIRFATQLSFTIHPGTYNAIRTNQQRISILSQERISEEMNKIILSPKPSVGIKMMDETGLLEIVFPQFTALKGAEFIDGKGHKDNFYHTLEVLDTLALQTDNLWLRWAALLHDIAKPLTKRYDTTLGWTFHAHEFRGAKMVPEIFRQMKLPLNEKMKYVQKLVQLHLRPIVLSEEEVTDSAVRRLLFDAGDDIDDLMLLCEADITSKNPEKVRRYFANFETVRQKMKIIEEKDRIRNWQPPITGEMIMETFGLKPCKEVGIIKDAIKNSILDGKIGNSFEEARTLMLAEAQKLGLTPLK, encoded by the coding sequence ATGAATCTTAAAAAACATCTGAAGCATCCTGTGTTTTCCCTTATTAGCGAAGCAGCAGCCCAAAACGGCAACCCGGTGTTTGTAGTGGGTGGTTTTGTACGCGATATTTTGTTGCAACGCGAGTCGAAAGATATTGATATTGTGGTGGTGGGCGATGGGATAGCCCTTGCACGAAAAGTTGCCGAATTGGCAGGTAAGAATAAAAAAGTGAGTGTATATAAAAACTTTGGTACTGCCATGTTACATTATGACGAATGGCAGATTGAATTTGTAGGCGCACGAAAAGAATCCTATCGTACCGATTCCCGCAAACCGGAGGTGGAAAAAGGAACACTCAACGATGACCAGCAGCGTAGGGATTTTACTATAAATGCCCTGACTATAAGTTTGCAAAAAAGTACTTTTGGTAATTTGCTTGATCCTTTCGGAGGTATTGACGATTTAAAAAATAAAATCATCCGCACGCCTCTTTCTCCCGGAATCACATTTTCCGATGATCCTTTGCGTATGCTCAGGGCTATTCGTTTTGCCACACAACTAAGTTTTACCATTCACCCGGGAACCTACAATGCTATCAGAACCAATCAGCAGCGAATAAGCATACTTTCTCAAGAGCGGATTTCGGAAGAGATGAATAAAATAATTCTTTCACCGAAGCCGTCGGTAGGAATAAAAATGATGGATGAAACCGGTTTGCTCGAAATCGTTTTTCCGCAGTTTACGGCACTCAAAGGTGCTGAATTTATTGATGGCAAAGGACATAAGGATAATTTTTACCACACGTTGGAAGTCCTCGACACGTTGGCATTGCAAACCGATAATTTATGGTTACGTTGGGCAGCCCTGCTCCACGATATAGCCAAACCTTTGACAAAACGGTACGATACCACACTGGGCTGGACATTTCATGCCCACGAATTCAGGGGCGCCAAAATGGTTCCCGAAATTTTCCGGCAGATGAAACTCCCCCTGAATGAAAAAATGAAATACGTTCAGAAGCTGGTTCAGTTGCATTTGCGACCTATTGTGCTTTCGGAAGAAGAAGTTACTGATTCTGCAGTACGTCGTTTGCTGTTTGATGCCGGTGATGATATTGACGACCTGATGTTGCTTTGCGAAGCCGATATTACCTCTAAAAATCCGGAAAAAGTAAGACGTTATTTTGCCAATTTTGAAACTGTACGGCAGAAAATGAAGATTATCGAAGAAAAAGACCGCATAAGGAACTGGCAGCCGCCCATTACAGGAGAAATGATAATGGAAACCTTTGGATTAAAACCCTGCAAAGAGGTAGGAATCATTAAAGATGCCATTAAAAATTCCATTCTCGACGGAAAAATAGGCAATTCCTTTGAAGAAGCTCGTACACTGATGCTGGCTGAAGCCCAAAAATTAGGGCTAACGCCCTTAAAATAA
- a CDS encoding plasmid pRiA4b ORF-3 family protein: MKAYKFRMILEDHDDFLRDIEILPNQTFEDFHKIILSTTGLNGQELASFYTCNSNWRKQKEITLIDMNDEQDVADEVEEDENIPKKHLYVMNESKIRDFIEDPHQRIIYEYDFFNLKTFFIELSKIITADEPESAFPRCVKSQGNLPQKPVLKTGTSGDEGMNTELSDEDMEDDALFGDGDNFEISPDFSEFNEGFEELKF; this comes from the coding sequence ATGAAAGCATACAAATTCAGAATGATATTAGAAGATCATGATGACTTTTTGAGGGATATTGAGATTTTACCCAATCAAACATTTGAAGATTTTCATAAAATCATATTATCCACTACCGGCTTAAACGGGCAGGAACTGGCTTCTTTTTACACCTGCAACAGCAATTGGCGCAAGCAAAAAGAAATTACCCTGATAGATATGAATGATGAACAGGATGTTGCAGATGAGGTGGAGGAAGATGAAAATATTCCCAAAAAACATCTTTACGTGATGAATGAATCCAAAATCAGGGATTTTATTGAAGATCCCCACCAACGCATCATCTACGAATACGATTTTTTCAATTTGAAAACTTTTTTTATTGAACTTTCGAAGATCATAACAGCCGACGAGCCGGAGTCCGCTTTTCCGCGTTGCGTAAAAAGTCAGGGAAATTTGCCTCAGAAACCGGTTCTTAAAACCGGCACCTCAGGCGATGAAGGAATGAACACCGAACTCTCCGATGAGGACATGGAAGACGATGCACTTTTCGGCGACGGCGACAACTTTGAAATAAGCCCCGATTTTTCAGAATTTAATGAGGGTTTTGAAGAACTCAAATTCTGA
- the miaA gene encoding tRNA (adenosine(37)-N6)-dimethylallyltransferase MiaA, which produces MKNSNSDRLLVVIAGPTAVGKTRIAIEIARFFHTEILSADSRQFYREMKIGTAVPTDSELSLVKHHFIGNLSIHEPYNVSRYETDALALLDPLFLRHNIIVMAGGSGLYIRAVCEGIDVLPDPDPTLRNRLKNIFANEGILPLQQMLAQLDPDYFAIVDKQNPVRLMRAIEVCEMSGKTFTKLRQQQTQVRKFSVLKIGIFLERHVLNQQINARVDSMIAQGLVEEARYLYPFRNCNALNTVGYSELFAFFDGKISLEQAIINIKTNTRRYAKRQITWLNKENNLHIFSPGQIPEILQCISEHTIHS; this is translated from the coding sequence TTGAAGAACTCAAATTCTGACCGGCTGTTAGTGGTGATAGCAGGACCTACTGCTGTCGGGAAAACCCGTATTGCCATAGAAATAGCCCGCTTTTTTCATACCGAAATCCTTTCAGCCGATTCAAGGCAGTTTTACCGAGAGATGAAGATAGGAACGGCAGTTCCTACCGATAGTGAACTTTCGTTGGTGAAACACCATTTTATCGGTAACCTTTCTATCCACGAACCTTATAACGTATCCCGTTACGAAACCGATGCCCTTGCCTTGCTTGACCCGCTTTTTCTCCGGCATAATATTATTGTCATGGCAGGAGGCTCCGGATTATATATCAGGGCTGTTTGTGAAGGCATTGATGTACTGCCCGATCCCGACCCGACACTGAGAAACCGTTTAAAAAACATTTTTGCAAACGAAGGAATCCTCCCTTTGCAGCAGATGCTCGCCCAGCTCGATCCTGATTATTTTGCTATCGTTGATAAACAAAACCCGGTACGGCTGATGCGTGCCATTGAAGTTTGCGAAATGTCGGGTAAAACCTTTACAAAACTACGGCAACAGCAAACTCAGGTGCGCAAATTTTCTGTCCTGAAAATAGGAATTTTTCTGGAACGACATGTCCTCAACCAGCAGATCAATGCACGTGTTGACAGCATGATTGCGCAGGGACTCGTGGAAGAAGCCCGCTATTTATATCCTTTCCGGAATTGTAACGCCCTGAATACCGTAGGATATAGCGAACTATTTGCCTTTTTCGACGGAAAAATTTCATTAGAGCAGGCAATTATCAACATTAAAACCAACACCCGTCGGTATGCAAAACGCCAGATTACCTGGCTAAATAAAGAAAATAACCTGCATATTTTCAGCCCCGGACAAATTCCAGAAATTTTGCAGTGCATAAGTGAACACACAATTCATTCCTGA
- a CDS encoding choice-of-anchor D domain-containing protein — MKKSYAFILGLLVCPMLLFASYGVNGKKNIPPVKKGGEWTITQTFQIVEDASGLAWDGTSLYCGIYGSNGNNIYQINPSTGSYSLAFTGPQEDAYGLTFDGTYFWTIIQPSSSSQPAKATQFDYSGNLISQFDLPTHYMSGIAYDNGDFWVAAYYPDPSTIYKVSSSGVIQQQFTAPDNQPWDVCVEGDYLWIADYWGNHLYKVAKTDGSLQESHVSESTDPAGIVYDGQYLWYIDNGTDYQNDMLYKVDLGGSGTPVIHLPAMVHNYGNITVGDSATWNMVIENSGTGELFVTNVEVQNAVPIFYTYAFPANIAPGGSITIPIIYAPTEQSSLNTVIVVKSSDPVTPEVEVELTGEAVYDGPHISISNPIHNYGNVRVNAITRWFVEVNNTGNQPLVISDINISSAQFTLDESVNFPITVPILGEKTIGIWFNPTQTITYDAQMNIFSNDVLQNPFVVELSGTGDDSPYPIGEKLWEYTITGGLDNSPKAMISLPDITGDGIDDVIVGSEDYVIRCLNGNSSGQADVIWEFSIYSGAVYQQADLSIIPDIDEDGYSDVIVGTVWGDCSIIALSGKTGAQIWKHDTHEYGDGGWVYQVDASFDFNNDGTRDVLACAGDDGNGTGPNRVYCLNGLNGNSIWEKPTNGPAFAVIGIEDINGDGKPDVLAGASDEDEIQGTAYAINGINGALLWSFNVSGSSVWALVQLDDINGDSKKDVAVGDFSGHYYLLNSANGNVLSQGNIGVHIILRFQKFDDVNGDGHPDFAIAHSGSLAAMVDGFTGDFLWTYALPDMPWTVARIADVSGDHINDVIYGTLYTDNFVFYINGVNGEELKSVTMPSAVDALTTIPDINGDFSMEVVAGGREGEVKCLSGGLDGSVGVPENPEINISEDFSIYPNPVHSQSDISFSINENERATLNLYSVNGKKVTVLLDATLEKGIYNFNFDAKNFCNGIYIAELIRGQEKITRKMMICR; from the coding sequence ATGAAAAAATCGTACGCATTTATTTTGGGACTGTTAGTTTGTCCCATGCTGCTTTTTGCCTCTTATGGGGTAAACGGTAAAAAAAACATTCCTCCCGTTAAAAAAGGAGGAGAATGGACTATCACTCAAACATTTCAGATAGTGGAAGACGCTTCCGGACTTGCCTGGGACGGAACTTCTCTATATTGTGGAATATACGGTTCAAATGGGAATAATATTTACCAGATTAATCCTTCCACAGGAAGTTATTCACTGGCTTTTACCGGTCCGCAGGAGGATGCTTACGGGCTTACTTTTGACGGAACCTATTTCTGGACTATCATCCAGCCTTCCAGTTCATCTCAGCCGGCAAAAGCTACACAGTTCGATTATTCGGGTAACCTTATCTCGCAATTTGACTTGCCGACGCATTACATGAGCGGAATCGCTTATGATAACGGAGATTTTTGGGTAGCAGCCTATTACCCTGATCCTTCGACGATATATAAAGTTAGTTCCAGCGGTGTCATTCAGCAGCAATTTACAGCTCCTGACAACCAACCTTGGGACGTTTGCGTAGAAGGCGATTATCTTTGGATAGCTGATTACTGGGGTAATCACCTGTATAAAGTAGCTAAAACCGATGGTAGCCTGCAGGAATCGCATGTTTCGGAAAGCACTGACCCGGCAGGCATAGTTTATGATGGACAGTATCTGTGGTATATAGATAATGGTACAGACTATCAGAATGATATGCTGTATAAAGTAGATCTTGGAGGAAGCGGAACCCCTGTTATTCACCTTCCGGCTATGGTGCATAATTATGGAAATATTACCGTTGGTGACAGTGCTACCTGGAATATGGTAATTGAAAATTCTGGAACAGGCGAACTTTTCGTTACCAACGTGGAAGTACAAAATGCCGTACCAATTTTTTATACTTACGCCTTTCCTGCCAATATCGCTCCGGGAGGTTCCATTACTATTCCAATAATCTATGCACCGACGGAACAATCAAGCCTGAACACGGTGATAGTGGTAAAATCCTCCGACCCGGTTACTCCTGAAGTTGAAGTGGAACTTACAGGTGAAGCCGTATACGACGGACCACATATCAGCATCAGCAATCCTATTCATAATTATGGTAATGTACGTGTTAATGCAATAACCCGATGGTTTGTAGAAGTGAATAACACGGGCAATCAACCCCTCGTAATCTCAGATATCAATATTTCCAGTGCTCAGTTTACATTAGATGAAAGCGTTAATTTTCCGATTACAGTTCCTATATTAGGTGAAAAAACCATCGGAATTTGGTTTAACCCAACCCAGACAATAACGTATGATGCACAGATGAATATTTTCAGTAATGACGTTCTCCAAAATCCGTTTGTGGTTGAACTGAGTGGAACAGGCGACGATAGCCCTTATCCGATAGGTGAAAAATTGTGGGAATATACTATTACCGGCGGCTTAGACAACAGTCCTAAAGCCATGATTTCCTTGCCTGATATCACCGGTGACGGAATTGATGATGTGATTGTAGGTTCTGAAGACTACGTAATCAGATGTTTAAATGGAAATTCATCCGGTCAGGCGGATGTAATCTGGGAATTTTCTATTTACTCCGGTGCTGTTTATCAGCAGGCTGACTTGAGTATAATTCCTGATATTGATGAAGATGGATATTCTGATGTGATAGTGGGTACCGTATGGGGCGATTGTTCTATCATTGCTCTTTCGGGGAAAACCGGAGCACAAATCTGGAAACATGATACACACGAATATGGCGATGGCGGCTGGGTTTACCAGGTTGACGCCAGCTTTGATTTTAATAACGATGGCACACGCGACGTTCTCGCATGTGCAGGAGATGATGGTAATGGTACGGGTCCAAATCGCGTTTATTGTCTTAATGGATTGAATGGTAATTCTATTTGGGAAAAGCCAACAAACGGACCGGCTTTTGCCGTTATTGGCATTGAAGATATCAATGGTGACGGGAAACCTGATGTGTTGGCTGGTGCTTCCGATGAAGACGAAATTCAAGGAACGGCTTATGCCATCAACGGTATCAATGGCGCGCTCCTATGGTCTTTTAATGTAAGCGGGAGCTCTGTTTGGGCATTAGTTCAATTGGATGATATTAACGGTGACAGTAAAAAGGATGTTGCCGTTGGAGATTTTTCAGGTCATTATTACTTGTTGAATTCTGCAAACGGAAATGTTTTATCACAGGGGAATATAGGGGTTCACATTATCTTACGCTTTCAGAAATTTGATGATGTTAACGGCGACGGACATCCCGATTTTGCCATTGCCCATAGTGGTTCACTTGCTGCTATGGTTGACGGGTTTACCGGAGATTTTTTGTGGACTTATGCTTTGCCCGACATGCCTTGGACTGTAGCCCGCATTGCCGACGTCAGCGGCGACCATATTAACGATGTGATTTATGGAACACTATACACAGATAATTTCGTATTTTATATTAACGGAGTGAATGGGGAAGAACTGAAATCTGTAACCATGCCTTCGGCAGTAGATGCTTTGACAACCATCCCCGACATAAACGGTGATTTTTCTATGGAAGTAGTCGCTGGCGGCAGAGAGGGCGAAGTTAAATGCCTTTCGGGCGGTTTAGATGGTTCGGTGGGTGTGCCCGAAAATCCGGAAATTAATATTAGCGAAGATTTTAGCATTTATCCAAATCCCGTTCATTCGCAAAGCGATATTTCTTTTTCAATAAATGAAAACGAAAGGGCTACTCTGAATTTGTATTCTGTAAATGGTAAAAAAGTAACAGTTTTGTTAGACGCAACCTTGGAAAAAGGAATTTACAATTTCAATTTTGATGCAAAGAATTTCTGTAATGGTATCTATATTGCCGAACTTATCAGAGGACAGGAAAAAATCACCCGGAAAATGATGATTTGTAGGTAA
- the rpsT gene encoding 30S ribosomal protein S20, with amino-acid sequence MANHTSALKRIRANEKRRIQNRYYARTVRNAVRKFRALTNKTEASEILPKVVSMIDKLAKKTIIHKNKAGNLKSKLTRKANTM; translated from the coding sequence ATGGCAAACCATACTTCAGCATTAAAAAGAATTCGTGCTAACGAAAAGCGTCGTATTCAAAACCGTTATTATGCCCGCACCGTACGAAACGCAGTAAGAAAATTTCGTGCACTCACCAATAAAACAGAAGCTTCGGAAATTTTGCCCAAGGTGGTTTCGATGATTGATAAACTGGCTAAAAAAACCATTATCCATAAAAATAAAGCCGGCAATCTTAAATCGAAACTTACACGCAAAGCAAATACGATGTAA
- a CDS encoding ketoacyl-ACP synthase III — MNDTIYSVITGTGIYIPSIRIKNEDFLTNEFYDSEGKKLDNTNKEIIDKFLEITTIAERRHVTNDLVTSDIASYAAADAIKSANIDKEELDYLIVAHNFGDVKNDNKRSDLVPSLAARVKYKLGIQNPNTVAYDLSFGCPGWLQAVIQADYYLKSGDAKKILVIGAEILSRVSDPHDRDSMLYADGAGAAVLEAKNSDRPIGILAHKTRSDTFLFSKMLYMGKSNKPDNINKNELFLKMNGRKLYQYALEMVPQAIKDCLEKSKTHLSEIKKVLIHQANGKMDDAILKRLYSLYGVAELPENIMPMTIAWLGNSSVATIPTLLNLILTNSLKTHRINKGDNVVFASVGAGMNINAMIYKF, encoded by the coding sequence ATGAATGATACCATTTACAGTGTGATTACGGGAACGGGAATATATATCCCATCAATACGTATCAAAAATGAAGATTTTCTTACTAATGAATTTTATGATTCTGAAGGGAAAAAACTCGATAATACGAATAAAGAAATAATTGATAAATTTTTGGAAATAACAACCATTGCCGAAAGACGACACGTTACAAACGATTTGGTAACCTCCGATATTGCCAGTTATGCTGCCGCCGATGCTATTAAATCTGCCAACATTGATAAAGAAGAACTAGACTATTTAATTGTTGCACATAATTTTGGCGACGTAAAAAATGACAATAAGCGATCCGATTTGGTACCCAGCTTAGCTGCCCGGGTAAAATATAAATTAGGAATACAAAACCCCAATACTGTAGCTTATGATTTGTCATTTGGATGTCCGGGTTGGTTGCAAGCTGTTATTCAGGCTGATTATTATTTAAAGTCAGGGGATGCAAAAAAGATACTGGTTATTGGAGCAGAAATATTGTCCCGGGTTTCCGATCCACACGACAGGGACAGTATGCTATATGCCGATGGTGCCGGAGCAGCAGTTCTTGAAGCAAAAAATAGTGATAGACCCATTGGAATACTCGCACATAAAACACGTTCGGATACATTCTTATTTTCCAAGATGTTATATATGGGCAAATCAAACAAGCCTGACAATATAAACAAAAATGAGCTTTTTTTAAAGATGAACGGTCGGAAGTTGTATCAATATGCTCTTGAAATGGTGCCTCAGGCAATAAAAGACTGCCTTGAGAAGAGTAAGACGCATCTCAGCGAAATTAAAAAAGTGCTGATCCACCAGGCTAACGGAAAAATGGATGATGCAATTTTAAAAAGGCTGTACAGCTTGTATGGTGTGGCTGAATTACCCGAAAACATCATGCCTATGACGATTGCATGGTTGGGCAACTCATCCGTAGCTACTATTCCGACTTTATTAAACCTTATTTTAACAAATTCGCTTAAAACTCATAGAATAAATAAAGGTGATAACGTTGTTTTCGCATCTGTTGGAGCAGGGATGAATATTAATGCAATGATTTATAAGTTCTGA